From Aquarana catesbeiana isolate 2022-GZ linkage group LG05, ASM4218655v1, whole genome shotgun sequence:
GATCACAGAGAAAGAGGAGACAGAGAAGAGACTCCAAAATCTGCAGGAACGCCGACAAAAATCAAAAGAAAACGTTGACTGTGAAAGAAAGAGACTCTCTACCCTCTTCAGAGACCTCAGGAGAgagctggaagacctggagaagagtgTCCTGAGGGAAATCTACAAGCAAGAAAAACAACTCTCACTTTCATTGTCTGATTTGATCCAtcagctggaaataaagaaggaggaactGTCCAGAAAGATGGGTGACATTagggagctgtgtaacatgactgacccactgactgtcctacaggaatcggacacaggggacttgtgtgatactgaggtgGGATCTACGGAGGAAAGAGAGAGACATGGtagactcctccatgatggaggggatctggatgtggctatgatctcacacacattacacacaggatTATCTGATATGGTAAAATCGGTAAATGTATGCTTCAATATACAAGAAActtcagacatattactggatgtgaacACAGCTCATAATTATCTAAAGATATCAGATGACATGAAAACTGTATCCAGATCAGATATAAAGCAGAATCTTCCAGAAACATCAGAAAGATTTCAGACGTACAATCAAGTATTAAGCAGCAGGAGATTTTCCTCCGGGAGACACTATTGGGAAGTGGATGTCGGTCAATCAGAGCGATGGGTAGTTGGAATGTGTTATCCTAGTATAGAGCGGACAGGAGAGCAATCGGCAATTGAATTTAATAGCAAGACTTGGAGTTTTCGCAATTTAAATAATCGGTGTTCAGCGATTCATAATAGGGCAGTAACCTTGTTACCCGACAATATCTCCAGTAATAGAGTCAGGAtctatctggattatgaggccggacgGCTGTCCTTTTATGAGATGTGTCACCCGAtcagacacctccacaccttcaccaccaccttcactgagcccctccatgctgtgttGGGTCTAGGAATAGGTTGTCTAACACTTTTGTAAACAGAGGTCATTGATGCCTAGATGCTCAGGCCAATTTGAACAGCATCAGTATGAGTCAAGTAACAGATAAtctgtccatagatggatcgaaatttggccagttcagcagagaccaaACAAATTATGATCCATATGTGTCTATGCCCATTCAACTTTGATGAACCATCTTGTTGGAAAATTAATTCTTGATCAGTCAACTGCAGCCAATCGGCTACAGTTGCTGATCATTATATTCTGATAGTGGGGAGGATccctccatccacctcgcttgtgtggatggagaaatcttcttcttttttttttttttttttttttttttcatgcagtctgtgggctgatcAAAAACAGACAGACATCCATAGGTAGCTTAACTCTGACTTGTATGCATACCTaaataatgtttatatatttttaagaaTATATAAGGCATTAATTTACTAGTAAACTGTTCTTAAAAATATCCCTGTAGGCTCACAAACATAAAGAAAATATTGTTAACATTTGCATCTATTTTTTTAGTTGATATACTTTTTTTCTTAATAATGCAAATGTATCTAACAGTTACACTCTTAAAAAAAAATAGCGGTGAAGACACCACTGCAGTCTAAAGGTGGCGCTGTTGTTCATTTGCTGGCTGATGTCTGTCATTTCTGTCAATGAAACCTCCCACCTGCCTTTGATCTGATGGTTAGTGAGGACCCCAGCTGTGACAGCTGGGATTCAAATTAGGCATCCGAGCACAGTGTTGGTTGTTGGCTTTTAAAAGGGGAACATTGGtaaagtgggtgtaaaggcagaaggtttcttttaccttactgcattcttacataattttttcccattttgtATAGTGATGTTAACAATCTATTC
This genomic window contains:
- the LOC141145610 gene encoding E3 ubiquitin-protein ligase TRIM39-like isoform X2 produces the protein MASDSLRKELDCSICLNIYTDPVNLRCGHNFCQICIAHVLDTQEGSGRFFCPDCREEFRDRPALQRNITLRNIVETFRSTHLDQEETGIFCTYCIHSPVPAIKSCLHCEASLCDNHLRVHSKSPEHVLTDPTTSMENRKCSIHKKILEYYCTEDSACICVSCRLDGEHRGHKVETLDEASEKKKQKLSNVLQKLITEKEETEKRLQNLQERRQKSKENVDCERKRLSTLFRDLRRELEDLEKSVLREIYKQEKQLSLSLSDLIHQLEIKKEELSRKMGDIRELCNMTDPLTVLQESDTGDLCDTEVGSTEERERHGRLLHDGGDLDVAMISHTLHTGLSDMVKSVNVCFNIQETSDILLDVNTAHNYLKISDDMKTVSRSDIKQNLPETSERFQTYNQVLSSRRFSSGRHYWEVDVGQSERWVVGMCYPSIERTGEQSAIEFNSKTWSFRNLNNRCSAIHNRAVTLLPDNISSNRVRIYLDYEAGRLSFYEMCHPIRHLHTFTTTFTEPLHAVLGLGIGCLTLL